The Dehalococcoidia bacterium genome includes a window with the following:
- the obgE gene encoding GTPase ObgE — MIDHAEIRVTAGDGGHGLISFHREKFVTRGGPDGGDGGRGGDIILVASEAVNGLGAFRYQRQYRAERGGNGTKNKKHGKNGADLELPVPTGTQVRQENTDAIVGELVRAGDRLVVARGGKGGRGNTHFATSRNQAPYISETGQRGEEAMLSLELKLLSDVGLVGLPNAGKSTLLAAVSRATPKIADYPFTTLEPHLGVVEVGFDSYVMADIPGLIEGAHQGAGLGLEFLRHVERTRLLVHVVDASQPDPEHDITIIDNELGSYSDELASRRQIVAFNKIDVPEAAARRAELAAIAERLGRPHVFISAAARQGTQELAKLAFELLERIREEEPQPSLAEIEEAEATVLRPQPRGDRFHIEREEEAFRVVGERPVVLVEMLALQSDASRAEAMRRLGRMGVVSALKRAGVKHGDPVRFGDIELRWEE; from the coding sequence TTGATTGACCATGCCGAGATCCGGGTCACGGCGGGAGACGGTGGGCACGGCCTCATCAGCTTTCACCGCGAGAAGTTCGTGACGCGGGGCGGCCCGGACGGAGGCGATGGCGGCCGCGGTGGCGACATCATTTTGGTGGCGAGCGAGGCCGTCAACGGGCTGGGCGCGTTCCGCTATCAGCGGCAGTATCGCGCCGAGCGTGGCGGGAACGGTACAAAGAACAAGAAGCACGGGAAGAACGGCGCGGACCTGGAACTGCCGGTGCCTACGGGCACGCAGGTGCGGCAAGAGAATACCGATGCCATCGTCGGAGAGTTGGTGCGTGCAGGTGACAGGCTCGTCGTAGCGCGCGGTGGCAAGGGAGGGCGCGGGAACACGCACTTCGCCACGTCGCGCAACCAGGCGCCGTACATCTCCGAGACGGGACAGCGCGGCGAAGAGGCGATGCTCAGCCTCGAGCTGAAGCTGCTGTCCGACGTCGGGCTGGTGGGGTTGCCGAACGCAGGCAAGTCGACGCTGCTTGCCGCCGTCTCGCGTGCGACGCCGAAGATCGCGGACTATCCGTTTACCACGCTCGAACCCCACCTTGGCGTTGTTGAGGTGGGATTCGATTCGTACGTGATGGCCGATATCCCCGGGCTTATCGAGGGCGCGCACCAGGGCGCCGGCCTCGGGCTTGAGTTCTTACGTCACGTCGAACGCACGCGGCTCCTGGTGCATGTCGTCGATGCGTCACAGCCGGACCCGGAGCATGACATCACGATCATCGACAACGAACTGGGGTCGTATTCGGACGAACTGGCTTCGCGGCGGCAGATCGTGGCGTTCAACAAGATCGATGTGCCGGAGGCCGCGGCGCGGCGCGCCGAACTGGCGGCGATCGCTGAGCGGCTCGGGCGGCCGCATGTCTTCATCTCGGCGGCGGCGCGCCAGGGCACGCAGGAATTGGCGAAGCTGGCGTTCGAACTGCTCGAGCGCATCCGCGAGGAGGAGCCGCAGCCTTCGCTCGCAGAGATCGAAGAAGCTGAGGCGACCGTGCTGCGACCGCAGCCGCGCGGCGACCGCTTTCACATCGAGCGGGAGGAAGAAGCGTTTCGCGTGGTGGGCGAGCGGCCGGTCGTACTCGTCGAGATGCTGGCGCTGCAGTCGGACGCGTCGCGCGCGGAGGCGATGCGACGGCTGGGGCGCATGGGCGTCGTTTCGGCGCTCAAGCGGGCAGGCGTGAAGCACGGCGATCCGGTCCGCTTCGGCGATATCGAGCTGCGGTGGGAAGAATGA
- a CDS encoding M23 family metallopeptidase, producing the protein MLRPVAINKTLRAEQPISAEQQEVAAQINAFNATPTAIAAASSEDAVVRAAAVAPPPDLPPYQVYEVQEGDTVGSIGERFGISPTYIIANNAEIQDSDFLVLGQSILIPAGDGILHEVRYGETLSDIASRYDVDVEVIVEFHSNGIGSADAITEAQLVYVPGGVPLPAAPPEAEPIPDDAEPIEAPTAVPNDGSSGDGGGSAGEVVTGPPSSSGLIWPFYGNISSYYSGGHPLGIDIDGFNNPNGGVVAATSGTVIFAGGNACCSYGLYVVVMSDDGIETLYAHLASISVSQGESVGQGEVIGTVGSTGYSTGTHLHFEVIDNGVRVNPINYLP; encoded by the coding sequence GTGCTGCGCCCCGTCGCGATCAACAAGACGCTGCGCGCCGAACAACCGATCTCTGCCGAACAGCAGGAAGTCGCCGCGCAGATCAACGCATTCAACGCCACGCCGACGGCCATCGCCGCAGCCAGCTCTGAAGACGCCGTCGTGCGCGCCGCCGCCGTCGCGCCGCCGCCGGACCTCCCGCCCTACCAGGTGTACGAAGTGCAGGAAGGCGACACCGTCGGCTCGATCGGCGAGCGCTTTGGCATCAGCCCCACCTACATCATCGCCAACAACGCCGAGATCCAGGACTCCGACTTCCTGGTCCTCGGACAGTCGATCCTCATTCCCGCCGGCGATGGCATCCTCCATGAAGTGCGCTACGGCGAAACCCTCAGCGACATCGCGTCGCGTTACGACGTCGATGTCGAGGTGATCGTCGAATTCCATTCGAACGGCATCGGCAGCGCCGATGCCATCACCGAGGCCCAACTCGTCTACGTGCCCGGCGGCGTCCCCCTCCCGGCCGCCCCGCCCGAAGCCGAGCCTATCCCCGATGACGCCGAACCGATCGAGGCCCCCACCGCTGTTCCGAACGACGGCTCTTCCGGTGACGGAGGCGGCAGCGCCGGCGAAGTCGTCACGGGCCCGCCGTCCAGCTCTGGCCTGATCTGGCCCTTCTACGGCAACATCTCCAGCTACTACAGCGGCGGCCACCCGCTCGGCATAGATATTGACGGCTTCAACAACCCCAATGGCGGCGTCGTCGCCGCCACGTCCGGCACCGTGATCTTCGCCGGCGGCAACGCCTGCTGCTCCTACGGCCTCTACGTCGTCGTCATGAGCGACGACGGCATCGAGACGCTCTACGCCCACCTCGCTTCGATCAGCGTCTCGCAGGGCGAGAGCGTCGGCCAGGGCGAGGTGATCGGGACCGTCGGCAGCACCGGCTACTCCACCGGCACCCACCTCCACTT
- the nadD gene encoding nicotinate-nucleotide adenylyltransferase, translated as MRIGVLGGTFDPVHIAHLVIAEHAREQLSLDGVLFIPAGEPWRKSEREITPAKHRLAMLRIAIAGNDAFGVSDIELRRSGPTYTADTLAKLAGDRLDDGFWFIVGADALADLPQWHEPARIVQHARLAVAPRDVQDANIVAQGVPEFRDRIDFFRAPRMELSSTDIRGRVAAGQSIRYLVPDGVAAYIAQQRLYA; from the coding sequence ATGAGGATCGGGGTCCTCGGCGGGACGTTCGATCCGGTCCACATCGCACACCTGGTGATCGCGGAGCACGCGCGCGAGCAGCTTTCGCTCGACGGTGTGCTGTTCATCCCGGCGGGCGAGCCGTGGCGCAAGAGCGAGCGCGAGATTACGCCGGCGAAGCACCGGCTGGCGATGCTGCGCATCGCGATCGCCGGTAACGACGCGTTCGGCGTGTCCGACATCGAACTGCGGCGCAGCGGGCCGACGTACACGGCGGATACGCTCGCGAAGCTGGCGGGCGATCGCCTGGACGATGGATTCTGGTTCATCGTCGGCGCGGACGCACTGGCTGACCTGCCGCAGTGGCACGAACCGGCGCGGATCGTGCAGCACGCACGGCTTGCCGTCGCGCCGCGCGATGTGCAGGACGCGAACATCGTCGCGCAGGGGGTGCCGGAGTTTCGCGACCGCATCGACTTTTTCCGGGCGCCGCGGATGGAGCTGTCATCGACGGACATCCGCGGGCGCGTGGCGGCGGGGCAGAGCATCCGATACCTGGTGCCGGACGGCGTCGCGGCGTATATCGCGCAGCAGCGGCTGTACGCGTAG